In Chryseobacterium sp., a single window of DNA contains:
- a CDS encoding T9SS type A sorting domain-containing protein has protein sequence MKKILQSLFVVMLMPFMHAQIYNLSLLSSPYVPLTGSTSLTNGTVWTSWSGISATANIGFNFVANGNLNTNALHFDTNFVPTVVFSNQPNPNTGFIFAPIIADTADRGFVSGTSQSNISYKTEGNVGSRIFKLEWSNMGFYNEIISDNVSSDFINIQLWLYEGSNIIEYRFGASNISNPAQSFDGDPGFGCGLYPEFDFNTGEIIGSAYALSGNGSSPTFAYTPNYEVYVTSAPASGTVYRFSPSALATNETNTSTAAEIFPTIVDDNFNVKPRSGSKIKSVTVFDLSGKMIISTKSTDKISMSGVAKGVYLVVVETNSGNSSSRIIKR, from the coding sequence ATGAAAAAAATTTTACAGTCTCTGTTTGTAGTAATGCTGATGCCGTTCATGCACGCGCAAATCTATAATTTAAGTCTGCTTTCATCACCTTATGTTCCACTAACGGGTTCAACTTCACTTACAAACGGTACAGTTTGGACTTCGTGGTCAGGAATTAGCGCAACAGCGAATATTGGTTTCAACTTCGTAGCAAACGGTAACCTGAATACCAACGCGTTGCACTTTGATACAAATTTTGTCCCGACTGTTGTCTTTTCAAATCAGCCAAATCCCAATACCGGTTTCATTTTTGCTCCAATAATTGCTGATACTGCCGACCGAGGATTCGTAAGCGGAACTTCACAATCAAATATTTCCTACAAAACGGAAGGAAATGTAGGAAGCAGAATTTTCAAACTTGAATGGAGCAACATGGGCTTTTATAATGAAATTATCAGCGATAATGTTTCTTCAGATTTTATCAATATACAGCTATGGCTTTACGAGGGTTCCAATATTATTGAATATCGTTTTGGAGCAAGCAATATTTCCAACCCCGCGCAAAGTTTTGACGGCGATCCTGGTTTTGGCTGCGGTTTATATCCCGAATTCGACTTTAATACAGGAGAAATTATAGGAAGTGCTTATGCATTAAGCGGCAATGGGAGCAGTCCAACATTTGCTTACACGCCAAATTACGAAGTATATGTTACCTCTGCACCTGCAAGCGGTACTGTTTACAGATTTTCGCCATCCGCCCTTGCAACAAATGAAACAAACACTTCCACGGCGGCAGAAATTTTTCCTACTATTGTAGATGATAACTTTAATGTAAAACCAAGATCTGGTAGTAAAATTAAATCAGTTACCGTTTTTGACTTGTCAGGAAAGATGATCATCAGTACTAAGAGCACTGATAAAATCTCAATGTCCGGGGTCGCAAAAGGAGTTTATCTGGTTGTAGTAGAAACAAATTCAGGAAATTCCTCCTCAAGAATAATTAAAAGATAA
- a CDS encoding META domain-containing protein has translation MFTGCASVSKTSNTPSTLVQKSWELVTLEGQDITTSAPVYLTLDKDNKVTGNAGCNTLNGNFNIANGTQIRFTQLATTRMMCAPYDMNIEKEVLEVLKTADNFTMSDGKLMLNVGRRASLAVFVEMSKNPVVNKYWTLTQMNGKPVQMAANQEQGQGFMLRSNGKITGFAGCNNFFGTYNFSGKDGINVADNIGMTMKACLDVKIDEQGFTNVFRKAKRYEVKGKTLTLKDSTGQQLALFEAM, from the coding sequence TTGTTTACCGGTTGTGCTTCTGTTTCCAAAACTTCAAATACGCCATCTACCCTCGTTCAGAAAAGTTGGGAGCTTGTTACGCTGGAAGGACAGGACATTACTACAAGCGCGCCGGTTTATTTAACTTTAGACAAAGACAATAAAGTTACGGGTAACGCAGGCTGCAACACACTAAACGGAAATTTTAACATAGCGAATGGCACGCAGATCAGGTTTACCCAGTTGGCTACCACTCGCATGATGTGCGCTCCTTATGATATGAATATTGAAAAGGAAGTACTTGAAGTCTTGAAAACGGCAGACAACTTTACTATGAGCGATGGAAAGCTGATGCTGAATGTTGGCCGAAGAGCATCATTAGCGGTATTTGTTGAAATGAGTAAAAATCCGGTTGTGAATAAATACTGGACTTTAACCCAGATGAATGGTAAGCCGGTCCAGATGGCAGCAAATCAGGAACAAGGGCAGGGTTTTATGTTGAGGAGTAATGGTAAAATTACCGGTTTCGCGGGATGCAACAATTTTTTTGGAACGTATAATTTCTCCGGAAAAGACGGTATTAACGTGGCCGATAATATAGGAATGACTATGAAGGCATGTTTGGATGTAAAGATAGATGAGCAGGGGTTCACCAATGTGTTCCGAAAAGCTAAACGCTATGAGGTAAAGGGAAAAACCCTTACTCTTAAGGATTCCACAGGCCAGCAACTGGCGCTTTTCGAAGCGATGTAA
- a CDS encoding site-specific DNA-methyltransferase — protein MDGTSLTPEQEKINALRQLLPEAFSEGKIDWEKLKATLGENINFANERYVLNWAGKSEAFKVMQMPTTKTLVPAKDESINFDETENIFIEGENLEVLKVLQKSYFGKVKMIYIDPPYNTGNDSFIYPDKFSETKADYEKRVGDKDEEGYMTKDGMFKKNSKENGQYHSNWLNMMMPRLYLAKNLLRQDGVIFVSIDDNEVHNLRLLMNEIFGEENFVAQFIWEKRITRENRRVISTRHDYILCYTKSTVDAERILGLLPMDNDAIMRYKNPDNDSRGDWTSVPAIAQAGHGTKSQFYTLKTPAGREVDPPSGSCWRYTRSKMNEAIADNRIWFGNDGNGVPRIKKFLNEGQQGLTPETLWWAKDVGTNDTAKRELTKLFDGIAVFETPKPSSLIKRILQLSQTKDQLCLDFFSGTSPLPDAIMNLNKEDGGDRKYICVQLPELTDEKSEAYKAGYATIADISKERIRRAGKKIGEEIQVEIAKTEAEITKLQAELPTDETKTEIENLKAKVTQLSNQDLGFKVLKLEDSNFKQWQQIEGKDADALAEQMKLFIDPVAESATIENMVYELLLKSGKGLNSTIEKTENFFRINGNELVLLFEKASQEIIDSVIAEKPVKVIALDKLFTGNDQLKTNTVLQMKDAGVEFKTI, from the coding sequence ATGGACGGAACCAGCCTCACCCCAGAACAGGAAAAGATCAATGCCTTAAGACAGCTCTTGCCCGAAGCCTTCAGCGAAGGAAAAATAGATTGGGAGAAACTGAAAGCCACGCTTGGCGAGAATATCAACTTTGCAAATGAGCGCTATGTCCTCAATTGGGCAGGTAAAAGTGAGGCTTTTAAAGTAATGCAGATGCCCACTACCAAAACCCTGGTACCGGCCAAAGACGAAAGCATCAACTTTGATGAAACCGAAAATATCTTCATTGAAGGCGAAAATCTGGAAGTGCTGAAGGTGCTGCAGAAAAGCTACTTCGGTAAGGTAAAAATGATCTACATAGATCCGCCGTACAACACCGGTAATGATTCCTTTATTTATCCTGACAAGTTTAGCGAAACCAAGGCCGACTACGAAAAACGCGTGGGCGATAAAGATGAAGAAGGCTATATGACCAAGGACGGCATGTTCAAAAAGAACAGCAAAGAAAACGGCCAGTACCACAGCAATTGGCTCAATATGATGATGCCCCGCCTCTATCTTGCCAAAAACTTATTGCGCCAGGACGGGGTGATCTTTGTTTCCATTGATGATAACGAAGTCCATAATCTGCGGCTGCTAATGAATGAAATTTTTGGGGAAGAAAATTTTGTGGCGCAGTTTATCTGGGAAAAAAGGATAACAAGAGAGAATAGACGGGTTATTTCTACAAGACATGATTACATATTATGTTACACAAAGAGCACAGTCGATGCAGAAAGAATATTAGGACTGCTACCGATGGATAATGATGCTATTATGCGGTATAAAAATCCCGATAACGATTCTCGAGGTGATTGGACTTCTGTTCCTGCAATTGCGCAAGCAGGCCATGGAACAAAGTCACAGTTTTATACTTTAAAAACTCCAGCTGGTCGTGAAGTTGACCCTCCTTCTGGTTCATGTTGGAGGTATACTCGATCTAAGATGAATGAAGCAATTGCAGATAACAGAATATGGTTTGGTAATGATGGTAACGGTGTTCCTCGTATAAAGAAATTTTTAAATGAAGGACAGCAAGGGCTCACACCCGAAACACTTTGGTGGGCAAAGGATGTGGGAACAAACGATACGGCAAAAAGAGAACTGACTAAATTATTTGATGGAATTGCAGTTTTTGAAACGCCAAAACCTTCCTCACTCATTAAGCGGATACTTCAATTATCACAAACAAAAGATCAATTATGTTTAGATTTTTTCAGTGGTACGTCTCCTTTGCCTGATGCAATTATGAACTTAAACAAAGAAGACGGCGGCGACAGAAAGTACATCTGCGTACAGCTCCCGGAACTTACCGACGAAAAAAGTGAAGCCTACAAAGCCGGTTACGCCACCATAGCCGATATCAGCAAAGAACGCATCCGCCGTGCGGGTAAGAAAATTGGGGAGGAAATTCAGGTAGAAATTGCAAAGACAGAAGCAGAAATTACCAAGCTCCAGGCAGAACTACCCACGGATGAAACCAAAACCGAAATTGAAAATCTGAAAGCCAAGGTTACACAACTTAGCAATCAGGATTTAGGTTTTAAAGTGCTGAAACTTGAAGACAGCAATTTTAAACAATGGCAGCAGATCGAGGGCAAAGACGCGGACGCACTGGCGGAGCAAATGAAACTGTTTATTGATCCTGTGGCAGAATCTGCCACCATAGAAAATATGGTGTACGAGCTTCTATTAAAAAGCGGGAAAGGCCTGAACAGTACGATTGAAAAGACAGAAAATTTTTTCAGAATAAACGGTAACGAGCTGGTACTTCTTTTCGAAAAAGCTTCCCAGGAAATCATTGATTCGGTAATTGCAGAAAAGCCTGTAAAGGTGATCGCCCTGGATAAATTATTTACCGGTAATGATCAGCTGAAAACGAACACGGTGCTGCAGATGAAAGATGCCGGCGTGGAATTTAAAACGATATAA
- a CDS encoding YhcG family protein, giving the protein MSQDLEKVLFKDLAQLIEQGKQQAVAQVNSVLTITYWHVGKRINDHILDNKRAEYGEKVVATIAKQLEDQFGRSYTLRNVRRMMQFAEQFPELNIVTPLVTQLSWSHFVILLSLKNNESRMFYAQKAIAERWSKRALSHQIERKAYERNEIAVLQVSDDFAELQNNFKDPYFLDFLGLKEGYLEKDVESAIIKELQLFILELGKGFAFVERQKRIILDGKDFYLDLLFYHRKLKRLVAIELKLGEFKPAHKGQMELYLKWLDKHEKQPGENSPIGLILCAGKSSEQIELLEMHKDGIMVAEYWTELPPKKELEDKLHSLLLEAKERIENRKMLEE; this is encoded by the coding sequence ATGAGCCAGGATTTAGAAAAAGTATTGTTTAAAGATCTTGCCCAACTCATAGAGCAAGGCAAGCAGCAGGCGGTAGCACAGGTGAACAGTGTTCTTACGATCACCTATTGGCACGTTGGCAAGAGGATCAATGATCATATTCTGGATAATAAACGTGCGGAGTATGGCGAAAAAGTAGTGGCTACCATAGCAAAGCAACTGGAAGACCAATTTGGCAGGAGTTATACTTTGCGTAATGTGAGAAGGATGATGCAGTTTGCCGAGCAGTTCCCGGAATTAAACATTGTGACACCACTGGTGACACAATTGAGCTGGTCTCATTTTGTGATTTTGCTAAGTTTAAAAAATAACGAATCGCGCATGTTTTACGCACAAAAAGCAATTGCGGAAAGATGGAGCAAAAGAGCATTGTCTCACCAGATCGAGCGCAAAGCCTACGAGCGTAACGAGATAGCTGTCCTACAGGTCTCTGATGACTTTGCAGAGTTACAAAATAATTTTAAAGACCCCTACTTCCTGGATTTTTTGGGCTTAAAAGAGGGTTACTTAGAAAAAGATGTAGAAAGTGCCATTATCAAAGAGTTACAACTTTTCATTCTGGAACTGGGTAAAGGTTTCGCCTTTGTAGAGCGTCAGAAACGCATCATACTGGATGGTAAAGACTTTTATCTGGACCTTCTATTTTATCATAGAAAACTAAAACGTTTGGTAGCCATTGAATTAAAGCTGGGCGAGTTTAAGCCTGCCCATAAAGGCCAGATGGAACTATACCTGAAATGGCTGGACAAACACGAAAAACAACCGGGCGAGAACAGTCCCATCGGGCTAATACTGTGTGCCGGAAAAAGCTCCGAACAAATCGAACTACTGGAAATGCACAAAGACGGCATCATGGTCGCCGAATATTGGACGGAATTACCACCTAAAAAAGAATTGGAGGATAAATTACATTCCCTGCTCCTGGAAGCCAAAGAAAGGATCGAAAACCGCAAAATGCTGGAAGAATGA
- a CDS encoding DEAD/DEAH box helicase family protein encodes MKLTFESNLSYQLDAIKSITDLFEGQPLEDSVLEFDLKEEGALNLINGVSNNLILSEEQILENLQSIQTRNEIEISAMLQGMNFSVEMETGTGKTYVYLRAIYELNKLYGFKKFVIVVPSVAIREGVLKNLEITHSHFQTLYDRVPVNFQVYDSTKVSTLRGFATNNNIEVLVINIDSFAKDDNIINKPNDKLNGQKPVEFIQATHPIVIVDEPQNMETEKRAAAIAKLKALCTLRYSATHRNQYNLTYSLNPVKAYDLGLVKQIEVDSIIEENAYNDAFISVESITATKTKVTAKISINSNENGGVKKKTTTVKVGDDLYKLSNEREIYADGYIIEEIDAANQCISLSNGNLLYKGDSQGDLSDEVMKFQIRKTIEEHLKKEKRLNKLGIKVLSLFFIDKVANYRSYDDAGNPVKGKFAVWFEEIYQEYISKPAFLELDKFPVANTHNGYFSQDKKGAFKDTSGETKADDDTYSLIMKDKEKLLGLDNSLRFIFSHSALREGWDNPNVFQICTLNETKSDVKKRQEIGRGLRLAVDQTGKRTYDQNINRLTVIANESYDDFAKALQKEIEEDCGVSFTGRIKNMQARTPIRYRKGFEADPKFLEIWEKIKNKTTYRVDYKTEELITLAAKALKDLPEIKAPSIRSTKMGITMSEEGVDTHYVGEKVESYGGYSWKIPDVLGYIQNRTELTRSTIENILSKSGRIEDIIVNPQLFLDLATVAIKKTLNSLMIDGIKYQKIGGSEYGMALFEAQELEVYLNDFSFKVSNLSKTIYEEFVPLDSGVERRFAKDCETSDQIKFYFKLPSWFKIPTPIGNYNPDWALVFEDDKRIYFVAETKDTGTPQVDLSKLSGDEQMKIKCGKAHFTEFDGLEYKVVNKVGQLIG; translated from the coding sequence ATGAAGTTAACTTTCGAATCCAATCTCAGCTATCAGCTGGATGCCATAAAGTCCATCACCGATCTGTTTGAAGGGCAGCCTTTGGAAGATTCTGTTCTGGAGTTTGACCTGAAGGAAGAAGGAGCCCTGAACCTGATTAACGGTGTGAGCAATAACCTTATTTTATCTGAAGAACAAATTCTTGAAAACCTGCAAAGCATTCAGACCAGAAACGAAATTGAAATTTCGGCTATGCTGCAGGGCATGAACTTCTCGGTAGAAATGGAAACAGGAACCGGAAAAACGTATGTGTATTTGCGCGCGATTTACGAACTGAATAAACTGTATGGTTTCAAAAAGTTTGTGATTGTTGTGCCTTCGGTAGCCATTCGCGAGGGGGTATTGAAAAATCTGGAAATCACGCACTCGCATTTCCAAACCCTTTACGACCGGGTGCCCGTAAACTTTCAGGTGTACGACAGTACAAAAGTATCTACTTTGCGGGGGTTCGCCACCAATAACAATATTGAAGTTCTGGTCATCAATATTGATTCGTTTGCCAAGGACGACAACATCATCAATAAACCCAATGATAAGCTAAACGGACAAAAACCGGTAGAGTTTATCCAGGCTACCCACCCTATTGTTATCGTGGATGAACCGCAAAATATGGAAACTGAAAAGCGTGCTGCTGCAATTGCGAAGCTGAAAGCACTCTGCACGCTACGCTACTCTGCCACACACAGAAACCAATATAATCTTACGTATAGCCTGAACCCGGTAAAAGCATATGATCTGGGTCTGGTAAAGCAAATTGAGGTAGATTCCATTATTGAGGAAAATGCGTACAATGATGCTTTTATTTCTGTAGAATCCATCACGGCTACAAAAACGAAGGTTACCGCCAAAATTTCAATCAACAGTAACGAAAACGGCGGTGTTAAAAAGAAAACGACTACCGTAAAAGTGGGCGATGATCTGTACAAACTCTCTAATGAAAGGGAAATTTATGCAGATGGGTATATTATTGAGGAAATTGATGCAGCAAATCAATGTATTTCACTCTCGAACGGAAACTTACTTTATAAAGGAGACAGCCAAGGAGATTTATCGGATGAAGTGATGAAATTCCAGATACGCAAGACCATAGAAGAACATCTGAAAAAAGAAAAGCGCCTGAACAAACTGGGAATAAAAGTTCTGTCATTGTTTTTTATTGACAAAGTCGCCAATTACCGCAGCTACGATGATGCCGGAAACCCTGTAAAAGGAAAGTTTGCTGTGTGGTTTGAGGAAATATATCAGGAGTATATTTCAAAGCCCGCATTTTTGGAACTCGATAAATTTCCTGTAGCAAACACGCACAATGGGTATTTTTCCCAGGACAAAAAAGGAGCGTTTAAAGATACCTCTGGCGAAACCAAAGCAGATGACGACACGTACAGTTTGATCATGAAAGACAAAGAAAAATTGTTGGGATTGGACAACTCTTTGCGTTTCATATTTTCACATTCCGCCTTGCGTGAAGGTTGGGACAATCCAAACGTCTTTCAGATCTGCACCCTGAACGAAACGAAATCCGATGTTAAAAAACGTCAGGAAATCGGTCGGGGTTTGCGGTTGGCCGTAGACCAAACCGGAAAAAGAACTTATGACCAGAACATCAACCGGTTGACTGTAATTGCGAATGAATCATATGACGATTTTGCAAAAGCTTTGCAAAAGGAGATTGAAGAAGACTGTGGAGTTTCATTTACCGGAAGAATAAAAAACATGCAGGCAAGAACACCTATCAGATATCGAAAAGGATTCGAGGCCGATCCAAAGTTTTTGGAAATCTGGGAAAAAATAAAAAATAAAACCACCTACCGTGTAGATTATAAAACTGAAGAGCTCATTACCTTGGCTGCAAAAGCCCTAAAAGATTTACCCGAAATTAAAGCGCCTTCCATCCGTTCTACTAAAATGGGAATTACCATGTCCGAAGAAGGCGTTGATACACATTACGTAGGAGAAAAAGTAGAATCATATGGCGGTTATTCCTGGAAGATTCCGGATGTTCTGGGTTATATTCAAAATCGAACGGAACTCACACGTTCCACCATTGAAAACATACTGAGCAAATCTGGAAGAATTGAAGATATCATCGTCAATCCGCAACTATTTTTAGACCTGGCCACAGTGGCCATAAAAAAAACTTTAAACAGTTTAATGATCGACGGAATTAAATATCAGAAAATCGGCGGTTCAGAATATGGAATGGCCTTGTTTGAAGCTCAGGAACTCGAAGTGTACCTGAACGACTTTTCATTTAAAGTCTCCAATTTGTCGAAAACCATTTATGAAGAATTTGTGCCTTTGGATTCCGGTGTTGAAAGGAGGTTTGCGAAAGACTGCGAAACGAGCGACCAGATTAAATTCTATTTCAAATTACCCAGCTGGTTCAAAATCCCGACACCCATCGGAAACTACAATCCGGATTGGGCATTGGTATTTGAAGATGACAAGAGAATCTATTTTGTAGCCGAAACCAAAGACACAGGAACACCACAAGTTGACCTATCAAAACTAAGTGGAGACGAGCAAATGAAAATAAAGTGTGGAAAGGCGCATTTCACTGAGTTTGATGGGCTGGAATATAAAGTGGTGAATAAAGTGGGGCAGTTGATTGGGTAG
- a CDS encoding nucleotidyl transferase AbiEii/AbiGii toxin family protein, which produces MNLDKIKKLTLRALMSDETLMHSLVLKGGNALHLVYDITNRGSIDIDFSVEREFTAEEFEKMPVWMNYILNKTFGEAGLCVFDVKFGEKPKSGSIPEWKGYFLEFKIIEKEKRSILEKDPEKMRKHAIKLNDQSPKYVVDISAYEYVDGATTTEIDGVILRVYTLEMILFEKLRALCQTMLKYREIVTTAGQKHRARDLYDIHLIYNSRTLNLDPNLLIEIFKAKQVPIEFLKDLESLREHNRENWETVIASIPESDRSSLDSYDYYFDQLLVIAEPFTNL; this is translated from the coding sequence ATGAACTTAGATAAAATAAAGAAACTTACGCTTAGAGCCTTAATGTCGGACGAAACGCTGATGCACAGTTTAGTTCTAAAAGGCGGTAATGCACTGCACCTGGTGTATGACATTACCAATAGAGGATCTATAGATATTGATTTTTCAGTAGAAAGAGAATTTACTGCAGAAGAATTTGAAAAAATGCCTGTATGGATGAATTATATACTAAACAAAACATTTGGAGAGGCAGGTCTTTGTGTGTTCGATGTTAAGTTTGGAGAAAAGCCAAAATCAGGAAGTATTCCCGAGTGGAAAGGATATTTTCTAGAATTTAAAATCATAGAAAAGGAGAAAAGATCGATTTTGGAAAAAGATCCTGAAAAAATGAGAAAGCACGCTATCAAGCTTAATGACCAATCCCCTAAATATGTTGTTGACATCAGTGCTTATGAATATGTTGATGGGGCAACCACCACAGAAATAGATGGGGTTATCTTAAGGGTTTATACTTTGGAGATGATTCTGTTTGAAAAATTGAGGGCGCTATGCCAGACCATGCTTAAGTATAGAGAGATAGTGACTACAGCCGGTCAAAAGCACAGAGCAAGAGACCTATACGACATACATCTTATTTACAACAGTCGCACTTTGAACCTAGATCCTAATTTACTTATTGAAATATTTAAGGCCAAGCAAGTACCCATAGAATTTCTGAAAGACTTAGAATCCTTAAGAGAACATAACAGGGAAAACTGGGAAACTGTTATAGCATCCATTCCTGAGTCTGACAGGTCCTCATTAGATAGTTATGATTATTATTTTGATCAGCTTCTCGTTATCGCCGAGCCTTTCACAAACCTTTAG
- a CDS encoding DUF3800 domain-containing protein, whose protein sequence is MKSGENIISRPEKSSPVVGPNHARRKRVLQDIAKLDISIYAVIVDKRKLSGEGFKYRKSFYKFINNLLYKELFRTFPSLDLHVDEYGSNDFMREFKKYVEKHHVRALFSGSDFNIQNSQLSEFIQLADFVAGTLGYIFDSSKESEHSQEFQQILEPIISSLNFFPRELSFSEFREANIDETFDERIAEISFLRIQDFLDREAGTDQQKKDQINFLKLLLRLQRANPINRYVTTAEILGHLNQRRPERMQEEYFRTKVIGNLRNRAILIASGRQGYKLPTSAKDLDTFVITERKSSCPC, encoded by the coding sequence ATGAAATCCGGAGAAAACATAATTTCCAGACCGGAGAAATCAAGTCCAGTAGTAGGGCCGAATCATGCCAGGCGAAAGCGTGTCCTACAGGACATTGCCAAACTTGATATTTCTATATATGCAGTGATCGTAGATAAACGCAAACTGTCGGGTGAAGGTTTTAAATACAGAAAGTCATTCTATAAGTTCATCAACAATCTCCTATATAAGGAACTGTTCCGAACTTTCCCAAGTTTGGATCTTCACGTGGATGAATACGGCAGCAATGATTTCATGCGCGAATTCAAAAAGTATGTAGAAAAGCATCACGTAAGAGCATTGTTCTCAGGATCCGATTTCAATATTCAGAACAGTCAGCTCAGTGAATTCATTCAGCTTGCGGACTTTGTGGCTGGTACGCTAGGTTATATTTTCGACAGCTCAAAGGAGTCAGAACATAGCCAGGAATTTCAGCAGATACTGGAGCCGATCATCAGTAGTCTGAATTTCTTCCCTCGTGAACTGTCTTTCAGTGAGTTCCGGGAAGCCAACATTGATGAAACTTTTGATGAAAGGATAGCAGAGATTTCGTTCTTAAGGATTCAGGATTTTTTGGACCGGGAAGCAGGTACAGATCAGCAGAAAAAGGATCAGATTAATTTTTTGAAATTATTACTGCGGCTGCAGCGAGCCAATCCAATTAATCGGTACGTAACGACTGCGGAAATCCTGGGTCACCTAAACCAGAGACGCCCGGAACGTATGCAGGAAGAATATTTCCGTACGAAAGTGATCGGAAACTTGCGCAATCGAGCAATCCTGATCGCTTCCGGAAGACAGGGGTACAAACTGCCGACATCGGCAAAGGATCTTGATACTTTTGTAATCACGGAAAGAAAATCATCTTGCCCATGTTGA
- a CDS encoding DUF3800 domain-containing protein, with protein MAQSITAFADEFGNNSFDFQTQGSHFIIATVITKTENIDRLREDINEIRRKHNFQTGEIKSSSRAESCQAKACPTGHCQT; from the coding sequence TTGGCTCAATCGATAACAGCGTTCGCAGATGAGTTTGGAAATAACTCCTTCGACTTTCAAACGCAGGGAAGTCACTTCATCATTGCTACTGTTATCACCAAGACAGAAAACATTGATCGACTTCGCGAAGACATTAATGAAATCCGGAGAAAACATAATTTCCAGACCGGAGAAATCAAGTCCAGTAGTAGGGCCGAATCATGCCAGGCGAAAGCGTGTCCTACAGGACATTGCCAAACTTGA
- a CDS encoding recombinase family protein, with protein sequence MLIGYARVSTQLQDNASQIEALKNIGCETIFEETISGGRWQRPKLQELLHYVRKGDTIVVWKLDRLSRSLKDLLFIMEQIESRGAGFRSLTESIDTTTSAGKMMMQMVGVFAEFERSMLKERTIKGLEYAKGQGRVGGRRPKLKQIQVQEIVQLYAGGKSAVELAQLFNVHKATVYRIINSSKE encoded by the coding sequence ATGTTAATAGGGTACGCACGGGTTTCAACGCAGTTGCAAGATAATGCCAGCCAGATTGAGGCACTTAAGAATATTGGTTGCGAAACAATCTTTGAAGAAACAATTTCGGGTGGCCGATGGCAGAGGCCGAAACTTCAGGAACTACTGCATTATGTTCGAAAAGGAGATACAATTGTTGTGTGGAAACTCGATCGATTATCGCGCTCATTGAAAGATCTGCTTTTTATTATGGAGCAAATTGAGAGTAGGGGGGCAGGTTTCAGAAGTCTTACGGAATCGATCGATACAACCACATCCGCCGGAAAAATGATGATGCAGATGGTGGGAGTTTTTGCAGAGTTTGAAAGAAGTATGCTCAAAGAACGAACGATTAAAGGTTTGGAGTATGCAAAAGGTCAGGGTAGAGTAGGAGGCAGGCGCCCTAAACTGAAACAGATCCAAGTTCAGGAAATCGTGCAGTTATATGCCGGTGGTAAATCTGCCGTGGAACTTGCGCAGCTTTTCAATGTCCATAAAGCGACAGTGTATAGAATAATAAATAGCAGTAAGGAATAA
- a CDS encoding ParA family protein: MSTKVISVLTQKGGVGKTTTTIHLAAGFAKKGSKVLVIDFDSQKNLSLGYKLDDDTPYTVVDFLEQKEGLEFTQKGEHNNIYVLAGSEQLESYRLGRYALRESLELLEDFFDYVLIDCPPKPLSEGLTLGEVAVCASDYVLSPIKDDEYSLAGITSLIPSLLNLRERQNLNFEYLGFFFNAVLVNSSDFRAYYNDFLENEFTKDYLLRTFIRQDINIKKAIKEGKTIFQIISASKDYKNLVKELKAKML; the protein is encoded by the coding sequence ATGAGCACAAAAGTGATATCAGTTTTAACTCAAAAGGGTGGAGTAGGCAAAACTACTACAACCATTCACCTGGCAGCCGGCTTCGCTAAGAAAGGAAGCAAAGTGCTTGTTATCGATTTTGACAGTCAGAAGAATTTGTCGCTTGGCTATAAACTCGATGATGATACTCCATATACAGTGGTTGATTTTCTGGAACAGAAAGAAGGCCTCGAGTTCACACAGAAAGGTGAACACAATAATATATATGTGCTGGCCGGTTCCGAACAGCTGGAAAGTTATCGATTAGGGCGGTACGCTTTAAGGGAAAGTCTGGAGCTGCTGGAAGATTTCTTTGATTATGTGCTGATCGACTGTCCGCCGAAACCGTTGAGTGAAGGGCTGACTCTTGGAGAGGTGGCGGTGTGTGCGTCGGATTATGTTTTGAGTCCTATTAAGGATGATGAATATTCGCTGGCCGGAATTACTTCGTTAATTCCTTCACTGTTGAATCTCCGGGAGCGACAAAATTTAAACTTCGAATACCTTGGGTTCTTCTTCAATGCCGTGCTCGTGAACTCCAGCGACTTCCGGGCCTATTACAATGACTTTCTGGAGAATGAATTTACAAAGGATTATTTGCTGAGAACATTCATCCGTCAGGACATCAACATTAAGAAAGCCATCAAGGAAGGTAAAACCATTTTCCAGATAATAAGCGCAAGCAAGGATTACAAGAATTTGGTAAAAGAATTAAAAGCAAAAATGTTATGA